The following coding sequences lie in one Leucobacter allii genomic window:
- a CDS encoding sugar ABC transporter substrate-binding protein, whose protein sequence is MKRTRRISAGIAVAAAAALALSACGSDGGSGSGSDGGESQGAVAMSFAGLDIQIWNDMLPFMETIVTDAGYEFVTDDPKWNAQTQVQDWESWIVRGDIKAIMGYPVQSDAMVAVTQQANDAGIPVLGYGSSWDGVQAAVALDHEADGKLAGEQAAEWIEETYGDEQVDVAFLGWPDTDLGRLRGKGMLDALQAADLNLNITEHKTLSLDDGYAAVQNQLNAVPNTKVWLAIANDPALGAYQALTDSGVSPTDESMLLLNLDATDAELEIIMEPGSFWRYAYIAPARELAEANARMLVAAAEGEPVEDTTVPVTEVTSENAEQFLLANQ, encoded by the coding sequence ATGAAACGCACCCGACGCATCTCCGCCGGCATCGCCGTCGCAGCCGCCGCGGCACTCGCACTGAGCGCCTGCGGCTCCGACGGCGGATCGGGATCCGGCTCGGACGGCGGCGAGTCCCAGGGCGCCGTCGCCATGAGCTTCGCGGGCCTCGACATCCAGATCTGGAACGACATGCTGCCGTTCATGGAGACGATCGTCACCGACGCCGGATACGAGTTCGTGACCGATGACCCGAAGTGGAACGCGCAGACGCAGGTGCAGGACTGGGAGTCCTGGATCGTGCGCGGCGACATCAAGGCGATCATGGGCTATCCGGTGCAGTCGGACGCGATGGTCGCCGTCACCCAGCAGGCGAACGACGCGGGCATTCCCGTCCTCGGCTACGGCAGCAGCTGGGACGGCGTGCAGGCGGCGGTCGCCCTCGATCACGAGGCCGACGGCAAGCTCGCCGGCGAGCAGGCCGCCGAGTGGATCGAGGAGACCTACGGCGATGAGCAGGTCGACGTCGCCTTCCTCGGCTGGCCCGACACCGATCTCGGGCGGCTGCGCGGCAAGGGCATGCTCGACGCGCTGCAGGCCGCGGATCTGAATCTCAACATCACGGAGCACAAGACGCTCAGCCTCGACGACGGCTACGCGGCCGTGCAGAACCAGCTCAACGCCGTGCCGAACACGAAGGTATGGCTGGCGATCGCCAACGATCCCGCACTCGGCGCCTACCAGGCGCTGACCGACTCCGGGGTGTCGCCGACCGATGAGAGCATGCTGCTGCTCAATCTCGACGCCACCGACGCCGAGCTCGAGATCATCATGGAACCCGGATCCTTCTGGCGCTACGCCTATATCGCGCCCGCCCGCGAACTCGCCGAGGCGAACGCCCGCATGCTGGTCGCCGCCGCCGAGGGCGAGCCCGTCGAGGACACCACGGTGCCGGTCACCGAGGTCACGAGCGAGAACGCCGAGCAGTTCCTCCTCGCCAACCAGTGA